In Sphingobium sp. Cam5-1, the following proteins share a genomic window:
- a CDS encoding FAD-binding protein: protein MSNWDKEVDILVVGSGAGGLLAGLVGAHNRAEVLIVEKADLWGGTSATSGGGIWIPGSDVAKAAGFEDDLDNAFTYLRGLSADNVPDENIRAYVDNAAPMLRWVMANTPVQYMAFPYPDYHAENPGGSAQGYRTHLPMPLDGKPLGKEIRTLRFASPAASLFGYLNWHFSETSELLYRTKGWMKNLVVNMSRYWLDLPFRLTSRKDRRLTLGNALTGGLRMALDKAGVPVWLNTPLSELIREDGRVTGAVVEKDGKPYRIGVRKGVVLAAGGFDKNQTMRDANSPLYPTSRYSGGVTSNTGDAIRAGEAVGATMLNLQSAWAAPVFYVPGEDRGRLCTVERALPGCLMVNQSGKRYLNEAASYHIVGQQMARREAEHNDASPSWMIFDHTYRHKFPMGPLYPLMPTFIHNKGVRSILKQGRSIEELAGKIGIDPAALSATIAQFNTHAAKGEDPEFHRGEAAYDKMYGDFRHGPNPCLRPLDKGPFYAMPIYPGDIGTNGGLLTNAKAQVLDDAGAPITGLYAVGNNAASAMGESYPGAGVTIGPAMTFAYVAARDMTGGNA, encoded by the coding sequence ATGAGCAATTGGGACAAGGAAGTCGACATTCTGGTGGTGGGGTCGGGCGCGGGCGGCCTGCTCGCGGGCCTCGTCGGCGCACACAACCGCGCCGAAGTGCTGATCGTTGAAAAGGCTGACCTTTGGGGCGGCACGTCGGCCACATCGGGCGGCGGCATCTGGATCCCGGGCAGCGACGTCGCGAAAGCGGCAGGCTTTGAAGATGATCTCGACAACGCCTTCACCTATCTGCGCGGCCTTTCGGCGGACAATGTTCCGGACGAAAATATCCGTGCCTATGTCGATAATGCAGCGCCCATGCTGCGCTGGGTCATGGCGAACACGCCGGTCCAGTACATGGCCTTCCCCTATCCCGATTATCATGCGGAAAATCCCGGCGGGTCGGCGCAGGGCTATCGCACCCATCTGCCCATGCCCCTCGATGGCAAGCCGCTCGGCAAGGAAATCCGCACCCTGCGCTTCGCCTCGCCTGCGGCCAGCCTGTTCGGCTATCTCAACTGGCACTTCAGCGAAACGAGCGAACTGCTCTACCGCACAAAGGGCTGGATGAAGAACCTCGTCGTCAACATGTCGCGCTACTGGCTCGACCTCCCCTTCCGCCTGACTTCGCGCAAGGATCGCCGCCTGACGCTCGGCAATGCGCTGACCGGCGGCCTGCGCATGGCTCTCGACAAGGCGGGCGTGCCCGTCTGGCTCAACACCCCGCTCAGCGAACTGATCCGCGAAGATGGCCGCGTCACCGGTGCCGTGGTCGAAAAGGATGGCAAGCCCTACCGCATCGGCGTGCGCAAGGGCGTCGTCCTCGCCGCTGGCGGCTTCGACAAGAACCAGACGATGCGCGACGCCAACTCGCCCCTCTATCCGACCTCGCGCTATTCGGGCGGCGTGACCAGCAATACCGGCGACGCCATCCGCGCGGGCGAAGCGGTCGGCGCGACCATGCTGAACCTGCAATCGGCCTGGGCCGCGCCGGTCTTCTATGTCCCCGGCGAGGATCGCGGGCGCCTATGCACCGTCGAGCGCGCGCTCCCCGGCTGCCTCATGGTCAACCAAAGCGGCAAGCGCTACCTCAACGAAGCCGCCTCCTACCATATCGTCGGCCAGCAAATGGCCCGGCGGGAAGCGGAACATAATGACGCCAGCCCCAGCTGGATGATCTTCGACCACACATATCGCCATAAATTCCCGATGGGTCCGCTCTACCCGCTCATGCCGACGTTCATCCATAACAAGGGCGTGCGCAGCATCCTGAAACAGGGCCGCTCGATCGAGGAACTGGCTGGCAAGATCGGCATCGATCCTGCGGCCCTATCGGCCACCATCGCCCAGTTCAACACCCATGCGGCCAAGGGCGAAGACCCCGAATTCCACCGCGGCGAAGCGGCCTATGACAAAATGTATGGCGACTTCCGCCACGGCCCCAATCCCTGCCTGCGCCCACTCGACAAGGGTCCCTTCTACGCCATGCCCATCTATCCCGGCGACATCGGCACCAATGGCGGCCTGCTCACTAATGCAAAGGCGCAGGTTCTGGACGACGCAGGCGCGCCGATCACCGGCCTGTACGCAGTCGGCAACAACGCCGCATCAGCCATGGGCGAAAGCTATCCCGGCGCAGGCGTCACCATCGGCCCCGCAATGACCTTCGCCTATGTCGCTGCTCGCGACATGACGGGCGGGAACGCCTGA
- a CDS encoding lipocalin-like domain-containing protein, whose translation MSTQEAFAAFVGGWQLVLWTTFHADGTQDHPFGTDAVGQIMYSADGHMSCHLMQANRPKFGEPSVYQVSDAALGASMRGYSGYFGRFSIDAEAGIITHHVDGAWYPDWIGSEQPRHYAFEGDRLFLEAAMGDDLVRIEWRRVVTNEARAMGGG comes from the coding sequence ATGAGTACGCAAGAGGCCTTTGCCGCCTTTGTTGGCGGGTGGCAGCTGGTGCTGTGGACGACCTTTCATGCCGATGGCACGCAGGATCATCCCTTCGGCACGGATGCGGTCGGTCAGATCATGTACAGCGCCGACGGGCATATGAGCTGTCACCTGATGCAGGCGAACCGGCCGAAGTTCGGCGAGCCCAGCGTCTATCAGGTGAGCGACGCGGCGCTTGGGGCGTCGATGCGCGGCTATAGCGGCTATTTCGGGCGCTTTTCGATCGATGCGGAAGCGGGGATCATCACGCACCATGTCGATGGCGCATGGTATCCGGACTGGATCGGATCAGAACAGCCGCGCCATTATGCGTTTGAGGGCGACCGGTTGTTCCTGGAGGCGGCGATGGGCGATGATCTGGTGCGGATTGAATGGCGGCGGGTGGTTACAAATGAGGCGCGGGCGATGGGTGGCGGGTGA